Proteins from a genomic interval of Halopseudomonas litoralis:
- a CDS encoding secretin N-terminal domain-containing protein, translated as MSQGRYSLALRAKGKLSRPVRAGVLILLVSCLSACSSTPKDIDRAGQLAAAGDYEAAVQALREQYQQHPENLIYRGALIRTTNLSLAALNSQAESTLNHGQVNQARVLYQRALGIDSQNRRALDGLRRIEQAQRQQQWLLRAEAALEQDDRAAAGQYVRQILSENPNHERAQTIRRQVREHSQMAQLQPEIKSPELNQLVSLELRDTGLKDALMLLSQSARLNFILDQDVEPDTPVTLFVTEARIEDVLEFIFQTYALEKKVLNAKTLLIYPANSEKKARYADLYTRTFYASHAAPDRLADLLRSVLQPADMHIDEISRSLVIRDTPEVLEAAERLIELHDTAPAEVLLDVEILEVSTDVMSNLGIEYPGSISVSVEGQATTPGVLRWSELGDINSDSFTLGVGDPLAVFNLRNTIGSGNILAKPQIRVKNREQADILIGDKVPVITSTLNQTSGFESQSVTYLDVGIKLEVEPEIFPGNEVSMKVMLEVSNIAREIVGDSGLRAYQVGTRTANTTLQLRDGETQILAGLIKNEEINSQSRVPGLGAIPGLGRLFTNDNKSHVKSELVLLITPRIVRNVLLPDAYASTFYTGTKDRLALTPPALGSQASFHQERPEQTVAVKESSIAEDNRSPAIAEQRMQSAESGEPTALSLPDPVAAAESPSSVLSLAGPGAIDGGQPFNVILAMDANDQTVTRFSLGFDETLLELLSVTPVVAAEDLTYQSHEGRIDFTLLPSGLESSNNVLATISLQTHDTNQQHNTQLIVSAEAAPGQDIGTAMTQHALQIFPASIDDMVLEEDAYAEDLAP; from the coding sequence ATGAGTCAAGGACGATATTCGCTCGCGTTGCGAGCGAAGGGCAAGCTATCAAGACCCGTTCGTGCAGGTGTGCTGATTCTGCTTGTTTCTTGCCTGTCAGCTTGTAGTAGTACGCCCAAGGATATTGACCGTGCTGGGCAATTGGCAGCCGCAGGGGATTACGAGGCGGCGGTTCAAGCGTTACGCGAGCAATACCAACAGCACCCCGAGAACCTTATCTATCGTGGTGCGCTCATCAGGACGACCAACCTCAGTCTGGCGGCATTGAATAGCCAGGCCGAGTCTACCTTGAACCATGGCCAGGTAAATCAAGCTCGTGTGCTGTACCAGCGCGCCCTGGGGATCGACAGCCAAAACCGTCGTGCACTTGATGGTTTGAGACGTATTGAACAAGCACAGAGACAGCAGCAGTGGTTGCTGCGGGCAGAGGCGGCGCTTGAGCAAGATGATAGAGCTGCCGCCGGCCAGTATGTACGGCAGATTCTTTCAGAAAACCCCAACCATGAACGCGCTCAAACGATTCGCCGCCAAGTGCGGGAGCACAGCCAGATGGCACAGTTGCAGCCGGAGATCAAAAGCCCTGAGCTAAATCAGCTTGTGTCTCTGGAACTCAGGGATACCGGGCTGAAGGATGCATTGATGCTGTTGTCTCAAAGCGCCAGGTTGAACTTTATTCTGGATCAGGATGTTGAGCCTGACACGCCTGTGACGCTCTTCGTCACCGAGGCGCGAATTGAAGATGTGTTGGAGTTTATCTTCCAGACGTATGCGCTGGAGAAGAAGGTTCTGAATGCTAAGACTCTATTGATTTATCCAGCCAATTCGGAGAAGAAAGCCCGTTATGCCGACCTCTATACACGGACTTTCTACGCCTCGCATGCAGCCCCAGATCGGCTGGCTGACCTCTTGAGAAGTGTTTTGCAGCCTGCAGATATGCATATAGATGAAATATCCCGCTCGTTGGTTATCCGGGATACTCCTGAAGTGCTTGAGGCTGCAGAGCGGTTAATTGAGCTCCACGACACTGCTCCCGCTGAGGTGTTGCTGGACGTAGAGATATTGGAAGTATCTACAGATGTGATGTCCAATCTGGGTATCGAGTACCCGGGCAGCATTTCCGTATCGGTAGAAGGACAGGCAACCACTCCCGGGGTGCTGCGCTGGAGCGAGCTAGGCGATATCAACTCCGACTCGTTCACTTTGGGGGTTGGAGATCCTTTGGCTGTTTTCAATTTGCGCAATACGATTGGTAGCGGCAACATCCTGGCGAAGCCGCAGATTCGGGTAAAAAATCGGGAACAGGCTGATATCCTGATCGGCGATAAGGTACCGGTCATTACATCAACCCTGAATCAGACATCGGGTTTCGAGTCACAGTCAGTGACCTACCTTGATGTGGGGATCAAGCTGGAAGTTGAACCAGAAATATTTCCCGGCAATGAGGTCTCCATGAAGGTCATGCTCGAGGTTAGCAATATCGCTCGAGAAATCGTTGGGGATTCAGGTCTGCGGGCTTATCAGGTAGGTACTCGCACCGCCAACACCACATTGCAGTTGCGTGATGGGGAGACTCAGATTCTTGCTGGCCTGATCAAGAACGAAGAAATAAACAGCCAAAGTCGGGTACCGGGGCTAGGAGCCATTCCCGGTCTGGGGCGTCTGTTTACCAATGACAATAAATCACACGTTAAGTCGGAGTTGGTGTTATTGATCACGCCGCGGATAGTCAGAAACGTTCTGCTTCCTGATGCCTATGCCAGCACTTTTTATACCGGCACCAAAGACCGTTTAGCTCTTACGCCGCCCGCCCTGGGTTCGCAGGCCAGCTTTCACCAGGAAAGGCCTGAACAGACGGTCGCGGTTAAAGAGAGCTCTATTGCAGAAGACAATCGCTCTCCCGCTATTGCCGAGCAAAGAATGCAGTCCGCTGAGTCTGGAGAGCCAACGGCTTTGAGTCTCCCAGATCCGGTGGCTGCGGCAGAATCCCCAAGCTCCGTACTCAGTCTGGCGGGCCCTGGCGCTATCGATGGTGGTCAACCTTTCAATGTGATCCTGGCCATGGATGCCAATGATCAAACCGTCACTCGGTTTAGTCTCGGGTTCGACGAAACGCTGTTGGAGTTGCTATCCGTTACGCCTGTGGTCGCGGCGGAAGATCTGACCTACCAGTCTCATGAGGGGCGTATAGATTTCACGCTGCTTCCGTCCGGACTCGAAAGCTCCAACAATGTACTGGCAACCATAAGCCTTCAAACACACGATACGAATCAGCAACACAATACGC